From a single Mesorhizobium shangrilense genomic region:
- a CDS encoding Lrp/AsnC family transcriptional regulator, translating into MDRLDRKILRLLQEDATLAVADVAKKVGLSTTPCWRRIQKLEEEGVIKRRVAILDHEKVNVRVTVFVSIRTNSHSHEWLRRFSEVIQEFPEVVEFYRMSGDVDYLLRVVVPDIAAYDAFYKRLIAKIEIRDVSSSFAMEQIKYTTEMPLDYMVLDKESGANAA; encoded by the coding sequence ATGGACCGCCTTGATAGAAAAATTCTCCGCCTCTTGCAGGAGGACGCGACGCTCGCGGTCGCCGATGTCGCCAAGAAAGTCGGGCTATCGACCACGCCGTGCTGGCGCCGCATCCAGAAGCTCGAGGAAGAGGGCGTCATCAAGCGGCGCGTCGCCATCCTCGATCACGAAAAGGTCAATGTGCGTGTCACCGTGTTCGTGTCGATCCGCACCAATTCGCACAGCCATGAATGGCTGCGGCGCTTTTCGGAGGTCATCCAGGAATTTCCGGAAGTGGTCGAATTCTACCGCATGAGCGGCGACGTCGATTATCTGCTGCGCGTGGTGGTGCCCGACATTGCCGCCTATGACGCGTTCTACAAGCGGCTGATCGCCAAGATCGAAATCCGCGACGTGTCGTCCTCCTTCGCCATGGAGCAGATCAAGTATACGACCGAGATGCCGCTGGACTACATGGTGCTGGACAAGGAGTCAGGCGCGAACGCCGCCTGA
- a CDS encoding glutathione S-transferase, producing the protein MRLFDGGRAPNPRRVRVFLAEKGLEVPLVPVDMGALEHRQEAVSSRNPLRRLPVLELDDGTVITESVAICRYFEELHPEPALFGRGAVGKAQVEMWQRRMEFNLLSCVAQAFRHIHPAMKEWEVPQIPEWGEANKPKAVEFLKVLDSELADRQFVAGDTYSIADITGLIAIDFMKPARIKVPEDCTNVLRWYQAVSSRPSAAA; encoded by the coding sequence ATGAGGCTTTTCGACGGCGGGCGCGCGCCCAACCCAAGACGAGTTCGCGTCTTCCTGGCCGAAAAGGGTCTCGAGGTTCCGCTGGTGCCAGTCGACATGGGGGCGCTGGAGCACAGGCAGGAGGCGGTCAGTTCGCGCAATCCGCTTCGGCGGCTGCCTGTGCTCGAACTCGATGACGGCACCGTCATTACCGAATCGGTCGCCATCTGCCGCTATTTCGAGGAGTTGCATCCGGAGCCGGCGCTGTTCGGGCGCGGCGCTGTCGGCAAGGCGCAGGTGGAGATGTGGCAAAGGCGCATGGAGTTCAATCTTCTCTCCTGTGTCGCGCAGGCCTTTCGTCACATCCATCCGGCCATGAAGGAATGGGAAGTCCCGCAAATTCCCGAATGGGGCGAGGCCAACAAGCCGAAAGCCGTTGAATTCCTGAAGGTTCTCGATAGCGAACTGGCAGACCGGCAATTCGTGGCCGGAGACACCTATTCGATCGCCGACATTACCGGGCTGATCGCCATCGATTTCATGAAGCCGGCGCGCATCAAGGTGCCGGAAGATTGCACCAATGTGCTGCGCTGGTACCAGGCCGTTTCGAGCCGGCCGAGCGCCGCCGCCTGA
- a CDS encoding DNA alkylation repair protein produces MAELSPLSSAEEIIAHLRATGSEQNLAGMARFGINTATALGISNAVLDPVARRVKRNHQRALKLWQSGIREARLLAAFTDEPQKVTVEQCRLWAGDLGSWEVVDTVSYLFAMTPFWRERVEEFAEDEREFVRRTAFSMLAYAAVHLKKEPDATFTSYLPLIELHAVDERNFVRKAVNWALRQIGKRSMELHAPALGLAQKLAAVNDKTARWIGKDAVRELTAAKTLERLAAKTKPGT; encoded by the coding sequence GTGGCAGAGCTCTCACCCCTATCCAGCGCGGAGGAGATTATCGCTCATCTGCGCGCGACCGGTTCGGAGCAAAACCTTGCCGGTATGGCACGGTTCGGCATCAACACCGCAACGGCACTCGGCATCAGCAATGCAGTCCTGGACCCTGTTGCCCGACGGGTTAAGCGGAACCACCAGCGCGCGCTGAAACTGTGGCAGAGCGGCATTCGCGAGGCACGGCTGCTGGCCGCCTTCACGGATGAGCCGCAAAAAGTCACTGTCGAACAATGCCGGCTCTGGGCCGGCGACCTGGGTTCCTGGGAAGTCGTGGATACGGTTTCCTACCTGTTCGCTATGACGCCATTCTGGCGCGAACGTGTCGAAGAGTTCGCCGAAGACGAGCGTGAATTCGTCCGGCGCACCGCCTTTTCCATGCTGGCATACGCAGCGGTGCATCTGAAGAAGGAGCCGGACGCGACATTCACGTCCTATCTGCCTCTTATCGAGTTGCATGCCGTCGACGAACGCAATTTCGTCAGGAAAGCGGTGAACTGGGCGCTCAGGCAGATCGGCAAGCGATCCATGGAATTGCATGCCCCTGCCCTTGGCCTGGCGCAAAAACTGGCTGCCGTCAACGACAAGACCGCGCGCTGGATCGGCAAGGATGCGGTACGAGAACTGACCGCCGCAAAAACACTCGAGCGGCTGGCGGCAAAGACAAAGCCCGGGACATGA
- a CDS encoding GNAT family N-acetyltransferase, whose translation MTELDFVPVTRKTWSDFETLFEQPGSPKFCWCMSWRDLPARQSAGSADKKKAMAAIVSAGTPVGIIARSGSEVVGWCSVAPRRTFRKLSPDQNDAEKDIWSIVCFFVVRAHRNGGVGAALLDAAIDHALKSGASAIEAYPVDPQSPSFRFMGFKPMFVARGFRAIGMAGSRRNVMRLDG comes from the coding sequence ATGACCGAACTGGATTTCGTTCCTGTCACCAGGAAAACCTGGTCGGATTTCGAAACCCTGTTCGAGCAGCCGGGTAGCCCGAAATTCTGCTGGTGCATGAGCTGGCGAGACCTGCCCGCTCGCCAGTCGGCCGGTAGCGCCGACAAGAAGAAGGCGATGGCCGCGATCGTCTCGGCCGGCACACCGGTTGGTATCATTGCGCGTTCAGGCTCCGAAGTCGTCGGCTGGTGCTCGGTCGCGCCGCGCAGGACTTTCCGGAAATTGTCGCCTGATCAGAACGATGCCGAGAAGGACATCTGGTCGATCGTTTGTTTCTTCGTTGTCCGTGCCCACCGCAATGGTGGCGTCGGCGCCGCATTGCTCGACGCGGCCATCGATCACGCATTGAAGAGCGGCGCGTCCGCCATCGAAGCCTATCCAGTCGATCCGCAGTCGCCCAGCTTCCGCTTCATGGGCTTCAAACCGATGTTTGTCGCGCGCGGATTTCGCGCGATCGGCATGGCCGGTTCTCGGCGAAATGTGATGCGGCTCGACGGTTGA
- the mobB gene encoding molybdopterin-guanine dinucleotide biosynthesis protein B codes for MNRRVFGITGWKNSGKTTLTEKLVAELVRRGWKVSTIKHAHHDFDIDKPGADSFRHRQAGATEVAIVSGNRWALMHELRGEDEPTLEAILSRLAPSDIVIVEGYKREAHRKIETRRMDAKDRTPLSASDPNIVAIASDFAVENNNLPVFDLDDTKSIADFVERTTGLVA; via the coding sequence ATGAACAGACGCGTCTTCGGCATCACCGGATGGAAGAATTCCGGCAAGACCACACTGACCGAAAAGCTGGTTGCCGAGCTGGTCCGGCGCGGCTGGAAAGTATCGACGATCAAGCACGCGCATCATGACTTCGACATCGACAAGCCAGGCGCGGACTCCTTCCGCCACCGTCAGGCGGGCGCCACCGAAGTCGCCATCGTGTCCGGCAACCGCTGGGCCCTAATGCATGAATTGCGCGGCGAGGATGAGCCGACACTCGAAGCCATCCTGTCTCGGCTTGCCCCGTCCGATATCGTCATCGTCGAGGGCTACAAGCGCGAAGCGCACCGGAAAATCGAAACGCGGCGAATGGATGCCAAGGACCGGACGCCACTTTCGGCAAGCGATCCAAACATAGTCGCCATCGCTTCCGATTTCGCCGTCGAGAACAACAACCTGCCGGTGTTCGATCTCGACGATACGAAATCGATAGCCGACTTTGTCGAGCGAACGACCGGTCTCGTTGCTTGA
- a CDS encoding ABC transporter permease, whose translation MSATATMVERPPPQARGWPRRRVIGYALVGLWIAFGLGIVSYLFFAWNAAFFAKYAPAYLQGLGVTLSLVAISMVLGAILSVPVAYGRMSRNRILSGLAYCYVYFFRGTPLLVQTFLVYYGLGSFRPELQTVGLWDFFKDAFNCGVFAFALNTAAYQAEILRGAIESVPRGQWEGAASLGLHKLQTLRKIILPQALIVALRPYGNELILMIKASAIVAIITVYDLMGNAKLAFANSFDIQAYIWVALVYLVMVELLRHAVEWIERRITIHLKR comes from the coding sequence ATGAGCGCCACAGCCACCATGGTCGAACGGCCGCCGCCACAGGCCCGCGGCTGGCCGCGCAGGCGCGTCATCGGCTATGCACTGGTCGGCTTGTGGATAGCCTTTGGCCTCGGCATCGTCAGCTATCTCTTCTTTGCCTGGAACGCCGCTTTCTTTGCCAAATATGCGCCGGCCTATCTGCAGGGCCTGGGCGTCACCCTGTCGCTGGTTGCCATTTCAATGGTGCTTGGTGCCATTTTGTCCGTGCCTGTTGCTTATGGGCGTATGTCCAGGAACCGGATCCTGTCTGGCCTTGCTTATTGTTACGTCTATTTCTTCCGCGGCACGCCTCTGCTGGTTCAGACGTTTCTGGTCTATTACGGATTGGGTTCGTTCCGGCCGGAACTCCAGACGGTCGGCCTCTGGGATTTTTTCAAAGACGCCTTCAACTGCGGCGTCTTTGCTTTCGCGCTCAACACCGCGGCCTACCAGGCCGAGATTCTGCGCGGCGCCATCGAGAGTGTGCCGAGGGGCCAATGGGAAGGCGCTGCCTCGCTTGGCCTGCACAAGCTGCAGACACTGCGCAAGATCATCCTGCCGCAGGCATTGATCGTCGCCTTGCGGCCTTATGGCAACGAGCTGATCCTGATGATCAAGGCTTCTGCTATCGTCGCCATCATCACTGTCTATGATCTGATGGGCAACGCGAAACTCGCCTTCGCCAACAGCTTCGACATTCAAGCTTATATCTGGGTCGCCCTGGTGTATCTTGTCATGGTCGAGTTGCTACGCCATGCGGTCGAATGGATCGAGCGTCGGATCACCATCCACCTGAAGCGCTGA
- a CDS encoding NAD(P)-dependent oxidoreductase encodes MASVAFLGLGVMGYPMAGHLKNKGGHDVTVYNRTKAKAEQWVGQHGDTFAVTPAEAAKGKDFVFSCVGNDDDLRAVTIGPDGAFQAMKKGSVFIDNTTASAEVARELAAEAKARGFSFLDAPVSGGQAGAESGVLTVMVGGEQEAFDEARPVIDAFARMVGLMGSAGAGQLTKMINQICIAGLVQGLSEGIHFGKKAGLDIEKVIEVISKGAAGSWQMENRHKTMNAGKYDFGFAVDWMRKDLGICLAEADRNGARLPVTALVDQFYKDVQAMGGKRWDTSSLLARLEK; translated from the coding sequence ATGGCATCTGTGGCATTTCTCGGTCTTGGCGTCATGGGCTATCCGATGGCCGGACACCTGAAAAACAAGGGCGGCCACGATGTCACCGTTTACAACCGTACCAAGGCGAAAGCCGAGCAATGGGTTGGCCAGCATGGCGACACCTTTGCCGTAACGCCGGCGGAGGCGGCCAAGGGCAAGGACTTCGTTTTTTCCTGCGTCGGCAACGACGATGATCTGCGCGCGGTGACGATCGGCCCGGACGGCGCGTTCCAGGCGATGAAGAAGGGTTCGGTGTTCATCGACAACACGACAGCATCTGCGGAGGTCGCCCGTGAATTGGCGGCGGAGGCGAAAGCTCGCGGCTTCTCGTTCCTTGACGCGCCTGTCTCCGGGGGCCAGGCCGGCGCCGAGAGCGGTGTGCTGACGGTGATGGTCGGCGGCGAGCAGGAAGCCTTCGACGAGGCCCGGCCGGTCATCGACGCCTTTGCGCGCATGGTCGGGCTGATGGGCTCGGCAGGTGCCGGGCAGCTCACCAAGATGATCAACCAGATCTGCATTGCCGGATTGGTGCAGGGCCTGTCGGAAGGCATCCACTTCGGCAAGAAGGCCGGCCTCGACATCGAAAAGGTCATCGAGGTGATTTCGAAGGGCGCGGCCGGCTCCTGGCAGATGGAAAACCGCCACAAGACGATGAATGCCGGCAAATACGATTTTGGTTTCGCCGTCGACTGGATGCGCAAGGACCTCGGCATCTGCCTGGCTGAGGCCGACCGCAATGGCGCCAGGCTGCCGGTAACCGCACTTGTCGACCAGTTCTACAAGGATGTGCAGGCGATGGGCGGCAAGCGCTGGGATACGTCGTCGCTGCTGGCACGCCTGGAGAAGTAG
- a CDS encoding DMT family transporter, with amino-acid sequence MALSPNIRSALFMLVAMAGFTFNDAITKYSSESMNMAQVMLVRGAFASLFVGLLAWRSGALKQLGSMLQPLVAIRVIGEAGGTVAFLIALAHLPIANVSSVLQALPLAVTMGAALVFNEGVGWRRWLAIAAGFTGVLIIVRPGFEGFSVFSLVALASVACCTVRDLATKRIPAAIPSLLVSTATAIAMTIVGATLLTPMGGWTPLTGRATALLALAAVLVLIGYQFIIMAMRAGEISFIAPFRYTSLLWSIVLGLIIFGDVPDLPMVTGATIIIGSGLYALYRERVVGRRRIVAESTGPSMAPDGI; translated from the coding sequence TTGGCCCTTTCTCCCAACATTCGCAGCGCGTTGTTCATGTTGGTGGCCATGGCCGGTTTCACGTTCAACGACGCCATCACCAAATACTCATCCGAATCGATGAACATGGCGCAGGTCATGCTTGTCAGGGGCGCCTTCGCCTCGCTTTTTGTTGGTCTGCTTGCCTGGCGGAGCGGCGCGCTGAAACAGTTGGGCTCCATGCTGCAGCCGTTGGTGGCGATACGCGTGATTGGTGAAGCGGGTGGAACGGTGGCCTTCCTGATCGCCCTTGCCCACTTGCCGATCGCCAATGTCTCGTCCGTGCTGCAGGCGCTGCCGCTGGCGGTGACGATGGGCGCGGCGCTTGTCTTCAACGAGGGCGTTGGCTGGCGGCGCTGGCTGGCGATTGCCGCTGGATTTACCGGCGTGCTCATTATCGTGCGCCCCGGCTTCGAGGGGTTCAGCGTGTTTTCGCTGGTGGCGCTGGCTTCCGTCGCCTGCTGTACGGTGCGCGACCTCGCCACCAAGCGGATACCCGCGGCCATTCCGTCATTGCTGGTCTCGACGGCAACGGCGATCGCCATGACGATCGTCGGTGCGACCCTGCTGACACCGATGGGCGGCTGGACGCCGCTGACAGGACGAGCCACGGCCCTGCTGGCGCTCGCGGCCGTCCTCGTGCTCATCGGCTATCAATTCATCATCATGGCGATGCGGGCCGGCGAGATCTCATTCATCGCGCCATTCCGTTACACGTCCCTGCTGTGGTCGATCGTGCTCGGCCTGATCATCTTCGGTGACGTGCCCGACCTTCCGATGGTCACGGGCGCCACGATCATCATCGGTTCAGGCCTCTACGCGCTCTATCGCGAACGGGTCGTCGGCCGGCGCAGGATCGTCGCTGAAAGCACTGGACCCTCCATGGCGCCGGACGGCATATAG
- a CDS encoding DUF3299 domain-containing protein: MSIRLKSTAALAAVLLMAIVPAKAMAETTQIFWKDLRPATQSVAESAGLPMIAAKMPDHGETLSVNLQDRTIQLAGYALPVDRDGDLVYQFLLVPWTGACSHMPTPPPNQIVLVTPAQPYRMSQAYQPVSVTGALKPDMEKSQLFILDGVSIIQSGYTVRRAEVVSVESVPDTITLPVNSPWTILLNKKKN, from the coding sequence ATGAGTATCCGTCTCAAATCGACAGCGGCCCTGGCAGCCGTGCTGCTCATGGCCATTGTGCCAGCCAAAGCTATGGCTGAGACCACCCAGATCTTCTGGAAGGATCTGCGCCCGGCAACCCAGTCGGTCGCGGAAAGCGCCGGACTGCCGATGATCGCGGCCAAAATGCCCGACCATGGCGAAACGTTGTCCGTCAATCTGCAGGACAGGACCATTCAATTAGCCGGCTATGCGCTGCCGGTCGACCGTGACGGCGATCTTGTCTATCAGTTTCTGCTGGTGCCCTGGACCGGTGCCTGCAGCCATATGCCGACACCGCCGCCCAATCAGATCGTGCTCGTCACGCCGGCCCAACCCTACAGAATGTCGCAAGCCTACCAGCCTGTTTCCGTGACAGGCGCACTGAAGCCGGACATGGAGAAGAGCCAGCTCTTCATCCTCGACGGCGTCAGCATCATCCAGTCGGGCTACACCGTGCGCAGGGCCGAGGTGGTCAGCGTCGAGAGCGTGCCGGACACCATCACCCTGCCGGTGAACTCGCCTTGGACTATCCTGCTCAACAAGAAGAAGAACTGA
- a CDS encoding ABC transporter permease: MQGPTIWTLLSWGPDGWSDDIAYGAMVTIALALATLPIGLTLGFFIALGKQSEEPSLRLAANIYTTVFRGLPELVTLFLFFFGMPILLQHLIRFFRPEATVDVNSFVAGMIVLSLIFSSYASEVFLSAFRAIPKGQYEGGYAIGLSNWLTMRKVILPQLLRIAFPGLENCWLSLLKDTSLVSVVGLAETLRNAGVAARVTKHSFLFYGLAALVFLGLAIVSSFATNAILRSLGRREAQR, encoded by the coding sequence ATGCAAGGCCCGACCATATGGACGCTTCTCAGCTGGGGACCTGATGGCTGGTCGGACGATATCGCCTATGGTGCGATGGTCACCATTGCACTGGCGCTGGCGACGCTTCCCATCGGCCTGACGCTTGGGTTTTTCATTGCACTGGGAAAGCAATCCGAAGAGCCGTCCCTGCGCCTTGCGGCCAACATCTACACCACGGTCTTCCGTGGCCTGCCGGAACTGGTGACGCTCTTCCTGTTTTTCTTCGGCATGCCGATTTTGCTGCAGCATCTCATCAGGTTTTTTCGGCCTGAAGCGACAGTCGACGTCAACAGCTTCGTCGCCGGCATGATCGTGCTCTCCCTGATCTTCTCGTCCTATGCCAGCGAGGTTTTCCTTTCGGCCTTCCGCGCCATACCGAAGGGCCAATATGAGGGCGGCTACGCCATCGGCCTTTCGAACTGGCTGACCATGCGCAAGGTGATCTTGCCGCAGCTTCTGCGCATTGCGTTTCCCGGCCTCGAAAACTGCTGGCTCAGCCTCCTGAAGGACACCTCGCTCGTGTCGGTCGTTGGCCTCGCGGAGACGTTGCGCAACGCCGGTGTGGCCGCTCGCGTCACCAAGCATTCGTTCCTGTTTTACGGCCTGGCGGCCCTGGTCTTTCTTGGTTTGGCGATCGTGTCGTCCTTCGCCACCAACGCCATTTTGCGCTCGCTCGGTCGGCGAGAGGCACAGCGATGA
- a CDS encoding uracil-DNA glycosylase family protein, with amino-acid sequence MHQCAALVPGRFEPAERRRLSMSAELDSFAATVRACRICVENPIGRPLPHEPRPVLRPSSSARILIASQAPGTKVHITGMPFTDASGDRLRSWLGVSSEEFYDIEKFAIVPMGFCFPGQDAKGGDLPPRRECAPAWRAPLMALMPRIDLVLTIGIYAQSWHMGATRRPSLTETVMDWRAIWDAPSNTKVLPLPHPSWRNSGWLKQNPWFEMELLPFLRTEIRYRLG; translated from the coding sequence TTGCACCAATGTGCTGCGCTGGTACCAGGCCGTTTCGAGCCGGCCGAGCGCCGCCGCCTGAGCATGAGTGCTGAGCTGGATAGTTTCGCGGCAACAGTTCGCGCCTGCCGCATCTGCGTCGAAAATCCGATCGGCCGGCCGCTGCCGCATGAGCCGCGCCCGGTACTGCGCCCGTCCTCGAGCGCCCGTATCCTGATCGCCAGCCAAGCGCCTGGCACAAAAGTCCACATCACCGGTATGCCGTTCACGGATGCCTCAGGTGACCGGCTGCGGAGCTGGCTGGGTGTCAGCAGCGAAGAGTTCTATGACATCGAAAAGTTCGCCATCGTGCCGATGGGCTTCTGCTTTCCCGGCCAGGATGCAAAAGGCGGCGACCTGCCGCCGCGCCGCGAATGCGCGCCGGCATGGCGCGCGCCCTTGATGGCGCTGATGCCGCGAATCGACCTTGTGCTGACCATAGGCATCTATGCGCAATCCTGGCATATGGGCGCCACGCGCCGTCCCTCACTGACCGAGACCGTGATGGACTGGCGTGCCATCTGGGATGCGCCCAGCAACACAAAAGTGCTGCCATTGCCGCATCCATCCTGGCGCAACAGCGGCTGGCTGAAACAGAATCCGTGGTTTGAAATGGAATTGCTGCCATTTCTGAGAACGGAAATCCGCTATCGCCTTGGTTGA
- the mobA gene encoding molybdenum cofactor guanylyltransferase MobA: MNREVAGIILAGGQSRRMGGGDKSLLALGSGRLLDHVIERFAPQVGPLALSANGDPVRFTGISLPVLADTVKGFAGPLAGILAGLEWVAENTNCQALVTAAGDTPFLPEDMVERLVSAVAARPGSMAVACSDGKRHPTFALWPIGCRDGLRHFLVDEDNRRVSAFIDRHGSVDVEFPMLISGQIDPFFNVNMPGDLAHAERLLQAMKS, from the coding sequence ATGAACAGAGAGGTTGCAGGGATTATTCTGGCCGGCGGTCAGTCGCGACGGATGGGCGGCGGCGACAAGAGCCTGCTTGCGCTCGGCAGTGGTCGCCTGCTGGACCATGTCATCGAGCGATTCGCCCCACAAGTGGGACCACTGGCGCTCAGCGCCAACGGCGATCCGGTCCGCTTTACTGGAATATCGCTCCCGGTGCTTGCCGATACTGTGAAAGGTTTTGCCGGACCGCTGGCCGGAATCCTGGCCGGCCTCGAATGGGTTGCTGAAAACACCAATTGCCAAGCCCTTGTTACCGCCGCCGGCGACACGCCATTCCTGCCGGAGGATATGGTTGAGAGGCTGGTGTCCGCAGTTGCTGCTCGCCCTGGCTCGATGGCCGTTGCCTGTTCCGATGGCAAACGACACCCGACATTCGCGCTTTGGCCCATAGGGTGTCGCGATGGCCTGCGGCATTTTCTGGTCGATGAAGACAACCGGCGGGTTTCCGCATTCATAGACCGGCATGGTTCCGTCGATGTGGAATTTCCAATGCTGATATCGGGGCAGATCGACCCCTTCTTCAACGTCAACATGCCCGGTGACCTTGCCCACGCCGAGCGTCTGCTGCAGGCCATGAAATCATGA
- a CDS encoding thermonuclease family protein, with protein sequence MSRSWSGRSRRRYIPPSPRSPWRKLGDYGLTVLLLGLLILLAVRLDRMETRKTEGVAVVADGDSITLGGERIRMRGIDAPEYSQTCRRDGADYPCGKLSRQSLVRLIAGRPVSCIGWQRDRYGRLLGDCQAGGVDLNRSQVAAGWAVAYGDFETEEAVARVGKAGIWAGTFDQPQTWRASHNGQLAERKHGSLASVGDALREIFRFW encoded by the coding sequence ATGAGCCGTTCCTGGTCCGGGAGGTCGCGGCGGCGATATATTCCGCCATCTCCGAGAAGCCCGTGGCGCAAGCTGGGCGATTATGGCCTGACCGTCCTCCTCCTCGGTCTGCTCATCCTGTTGGCGGTGCGCCTCGACCGGATGGAGACGCGAAAGACGGAAGGGGTTGCTGTCGTCGCGGACGGCGATTCGATCACGCTCGGCGGCGAGCGCATCCGGATGCGTGGCATCGATGCGCCCGAGTATTCGCAGACCTGTCGCAGGGATGGCGCCGACTATCCTTGCGGCAAGCTCTCACGCCAGTCGCTGGTGCGGTTGATCGCCGGCAGGCCCGTTTCCTGCATCGGCTGGCAGCGCGACCGCTATGGCAGGCTGCTGGGCGACTGCCAGGCAGGCGGCGTGGACCTCAACCGTTCGCAGGTGGCTGCGGGCTGGGCGGTCGCCTATGGCGATTTCGAAACCGAGGAAGCGGTGGCACGAGTCGGCAAGGCCGGCATCTGGGCCGGCACCTTCGATCAGCCGCAGACCTGGCGCGCAAGCCACAATGGCCAACTGGCCGAGAGAAAGCACGGCAGTCTGGCTTCGGTCGGCGATGCCTTGCGAGAAATTTTTCGCTTCTGGTGA
- a CDS encoding ABC transporter substrate-binding protein encodes MRIALRIALAASAALLTLGVAQAQEKTLRIGTEGAYPPFNNLTADGQLVGFDIDIAKALCDEMKVKCTFVAQDWDGIIPALQAGKFDAIVASMSITPERKEKVDFSNKYYNTPSAIAVPKDSTLKGVTKADLAGKTVGVATTTTHFNYASKTFTDSTVKGYPSSPEEQADLANGRLDAIEDDIVVLSQWLATPDGACCKILGTPSPQPVEIFGPGAGIAVRKGETDLVNKLNAAIDAIRANGKYKEINDKYFTFDVFGSAS; translated from the coding sequence ATGCGTATTGCACTGCGTATCGCGCTCGCCGCATCGGCCGCGCTGCTGACGCTCGGCGTAGCACAGGCCCAGGAAAAAACCCTGAGAATCGGCACCGAAGGCGCCTACCCCCCGTTCAACAACCTCACGGCGGACGGTCAGCTCGTGGGCTTCGACATCGACATCGCCAAGGCGCTCTGCGATGAAATGAAGGTGAAGTGCACCTTCGTCGCCCAGGATTGGGACGGCATCATTCCCGCGCTTCAGGCCGGCAAGTTCGACGCCATCGTCGCCTCGATGTCGATCACGCCCGAGCGCAAGGAAAAGGTCGACTTCTCGAACAAATACTACAACACGCCGTCGGCGATCGCCGTGCCGAAGGACTCGACGCTGAAGGGCGTGACCAAGGCGGACCTGGCGGGCAAGACCGTCGGCGTCGCGACCACCACGACGCATTTCAACTATGCCTCGAAGACCTTTACCGACAGCACCGTCAAGGGCTATCCGAGCAGCCCCGAGGAACAGGCCGATCTCGCCAATGGCCGCCTCGACGCGATTGAAGATGATATCGTCGTGTTGAGCCAGTGGCTGGCCACGCCGGACGGCGCCTGCTGCAAGATCCTCGGCACACCGTCGCCGCAGCCGGTCGAAATCTTCGGACCAGGCGCCGGCATCGCCGTTCGCAAGGGTGAGACGGATCTCGTCAACAAGCTCAACGCCGCCATCGACGCCATTCGCGCCAATGGAAAATACAAGGAAATCAACGACAAGTACTTCACGTTCGACGTCTTCGGTAGTGCGTCCTGA